The Leptospira saintgironsiae genome contains the following window.
TCCGAAAGAGAAGATACTCTAAAATTCCAATTAGATCATTGGGAAGAAATTTCCAAATATGGCGAGTTACCTCCTAAAAAAAGATTAGAATCAGAATTAGATTCGATCCGACATAAGGAGAAGGTAGAAATTTCCGTTACTGAAAACCTGGTCTCTGAAACAAAGGCATTTCAAGAGTATTGTATGGATCGGATCAAAAATACAAATGCAGTCATTGAGTCTTGCCCTAGTTCCAATGAGTATATTGGAATGGTAAGAGACAAGGCTCATCATCCTTTGATCAGATTCGCAAGTAATGATCTGAAATTTACAATCTCTACTGATGATCCTGGAATTTTTGGAACCAATATCAAAGAAGAATATGATAAGGCTGAGAGTTTAGGATTGGATACCGAATATTTGGAAAAGATCAGAAAGAATTCATTTCAATATACATCTGAAATTCTTTCCGGAAGAATAGAATTCAGACAAGGAGCAATTCTCTAAAGATGAGATCTTTTTCTAAATTAAACAAGTTCCTTGCTCTTTCTATACTTTTTGCATTTTCTTTTCCTTTGTTTTCTCAGAACCAAAGTGATTTTTCGGATCCTTACGATTATAATTTAAGAAATTATAAAGATGAAAAATCTCCTGATGGATTTAGGGAATATTCTATTCCCCCAAAAATGGATAAACCGACTTTAGTAAATCCTCGAAACGTGCAGGTTCCTTTTCAAACAGGTTTGCCTACCACTTCAGGAAGCCAAGGAACTAGAAGGACTACGAATCCAGTTCAAGGTAGAAGTGATGATGGACTCTTTAATCCAGTCACTGGAGAAGTGAATACTGAAGCATTACAAAGACAACAAGACCAAGCAAGAGATCGCAAAAGAAAATTAGAAGAATTCGGCACTGATCCTCAACCTTATACTGAATCCAGACTTCGTCGTTTTTCGATTATATTTTTTATGACACTTCCTATCGCTGCCGGTGTAACATATGGTGCGTTAGCTGCTGCAGAGCCAGGTTATCAAAAAACATTCGAGGGAGGATGGATTGTATTTGGTGTGGCTTCTACCTTAGCTCTTACAAATGCTTGGTTGGATTTGAGAGATTATGATCGTATGAAGTTGGAGAACCAACCGCAGAGTCCTACTCCGAATCCAACGGTGCCCGATAAACTTTCTGAAACGATATATCCGAGGCAAATGCCTGGGTACGGATTCTATTCCAGAAATTTCGAATATAGAATGGAATTCGAATTTTTTAACACTAGTTTCTGATCAAACATGAATCCTTTTCTTGGTCCTGCGTTACAGGAAAAATTGGTTTCCGAATGGGGGCGGATCTCACTCTTCTTCGAAGAGAATATAAAACCAATCTTAAGAATTATATTCGGAGCCTCAGGAGTAATTTCTCTTTTTATACTTATTTTTTTATACGGATTTTATTATCCACCTGAATGGATCCATCCTCTTCGTTTAATTACTATGACCATAGTTTGGTACTTGGTAATTTATGAATGTTTAAGTTTTTTATTCACATTAACTCCATATCGCGCCTATTTAAAATTTCATAAGATAGAAACATTTGTTGTCTTACTGGTGATCTTGCAGTTTTTTTTCGAAGAAAAAATAGAATCTATTCTTTCTCAACAAAGAACAGAAGAAGCTGTACTTTTATTTTTATCCGTAAGTCAATTAACCTTAGCATTCGGAGGATTTGCACATTTTTTAAGAAGGGCCAGACTTTCTCTCGGGAAAATTTCTCCTTCTTTGGTGATGACTGGAAGTTTTGCGATCTTGATCTTTTTAGGAACCGCTGCATTATGCCTTCCTAGAGCAGAAGCAAGGCCGATCCAATTGGTGGATCTTTTTTTCACCGCAGTAAGTGCAGTATGTGTTACTGGCTTAAGCACGATAGATGTTTCTCAAGATTTAACTGGAACAGGGCAAGTCATCCTGATGGTCCTTGTCCAACTCGGCGGTTTAGGGCTGATGACATTAACTGTATTCTTTGCATTGGTTTTAGAAGGACAGGTTTCAGTTACAGAAAAGCTGATCGTCAAGGATCTATTTAGCCAAGAATCTATAGGAAGAGCTGGCTCCATCTTAAAACAGGTTGCTTATCAAACATTTGCGATAGAAGGAATCGGTTCCATCTTTCTATATTTAACATTTCCTAAAGAACTTGGGTTTTCCCAGAAAGAACTTATATTTCAATCTGTATTTCATTCTATAACAGGATTTTGTAATGCTGGTTTTGCTCTTTTTCCTAAAGGACTCGCAGAACCTTATTTTAGAGAATCGTATTCATTTCTTTCTATATTGATGATCTTGATCGTATTTGGTGGTTTAGGTTTTCCTACAGTAAATCAACTTTTAAAGAAGATTAGATTTGATGGAGAATCTTTTAGGCATCGCTTTTCTTTGGGCTCTAAACTGATCCTGATCACCACTATATTTTTATTACTTTTTGGTTGGATATCCTACTGGGTCTTAGAAAGAAATTTTAGTTTGAAAGATTTGAACTGGTATGATCAGGCATTTCATTCTTTATTCTATTCAGTCACAACAAGGACAGCGGGATTTAATACCTTGGATATTTCTTCCATGGGGATCCCGATGGTATTCGTAAGTTTATTTCTTATGTGGGTGGGTGCTTCTCCAAATTCTACTGGGGGAGGGATCAAAACTTCTACATTGGCACTTGCAGTTTTACAGTTTTATCAATTCTTCACTGGGAAGGAAAGAGTGGATGTATTCGGAAGAACAGTAGCAGAAAATTCTCTTTCCAGAGCGTCTGTTGCGATCGTACTTTCTATGTTTATAATATTCATGGGCATCTTATTTTTAATCTGTTTCGAGAAACCTTTGCCTTTTCTGGATATTTGTTATGAAGTAGTTTCTGCTTATGGAACAACTGGACTCACCCGAGGGATTACTTCTAAATTTGAGACTCCCGGAAAATTGCTTTTATGCTTTGTGATGTTTGTGGGAAGGGTTGGAGTTTTAACAGTATTATTGGCTTTTGTTCCAAAACCTAAACCCAGAAGATATTGGTATCCTGAAGAATATGTCGTGGTCGGTTAAAGGAAGGTTCGAATGAGAAAGAAAAGGATCGCCGTCATTGGCCTCGGAGATTTCGGGATAGAACTCGTAAAAAGACTTTATGAAGACGGACAAGAAGTCACTGCAATCGATCAGGATAAAAACAAGATAGATCGTATTAGAGAATTTTCTACTTACTGCGTTGCGATAGATTCTACCGACGAGTCTGAATTGAAAGAACATGGTTTAGATGAAATGGACGCTGTAGTTTTAGCGATCGGAGATAATTTCGAAAGTCTGATCGTAACAGCGGATGCTTTGAAGAAGATCGGTGCAATTAATATATTCGCTCGTTACCAATCTGATCTGAACAAAAGAGTATTGCAGATGTTAGGGATTGAGAATTTATTCAATCCGGAAGAACGAGCTGCTCATTCTATGGCGGAACAACTTGCAAATAGCAGTGTCAAAGATGTTACCTTACTCGGACAAGATTATAGAATTTTAGAAGCTATGGTTCCGAAACATATGCAAGGCAAAACTGTCCAAGGCGCCAAGCTAAGAGAAGATTGGAATTTAAATTTGATCACTGTCAAAAGACCCAAAAAAAGCAGAAGAAAATCAGATCGAAAAGACGAAGAAGTTTTAGGAATTCCTTCTCCCAATTTGGTATTATCAGAAGGAGATATCTTAGTTCTATTTGGAAAAGCAGAAGATCTGGAACAGATGATCGGAAAACGTTAAGGTCCGTTTTCCAAAACTTTTAAACAAAATTAGAGAATTTTAAATGAAAACGATCCGATTTGGGAGTAAAATTACATTCGATCCGGTCGAAAGAATATAATGCCATGAGAGTTCTGATCCTTTTGCTATTATTAGGATGCAATTTTTGTTCTCCTCTCCAAGTAAAATCCCAGGTAGAGGTAGAAAGATCAGACCATATCCGTTACTACGAAAAAACCTACGCATTCCTTCCTTTTTTTGGCCAAGCACCTCCTATTATCATTCGCGAAAACGAGGATCTTATTCGCGAAAAACTTACGGAGAAGGGTTACAAAGAAGTAGATATCTCAAGAGCCGATCAATTGATACATTACGATATATTAATATTTCCAAGAGGAAGTGTAATCGATCGTAAAACCGATCTGGGCGCTTTCGGAGGATGGACTAGTGCAAGAGGGATGAGATATCATTCGTATGGCGGAACTTCCAGTAGATTAGCAGCAGTTCCTATTTTGGGAAGTGTAGGAGGATATTCTCCTTTTGCATTTATGGGAAATTTTGGTAATTCCAGGATTTCAGGTGGAAGTCCTTATTACGAAAATTTTTACGATGTGATCTTTAAGTTAGTGATCTACGATGGAAAACGTTATAGAGGACTTCCTTCCAGCGTACTTTTAAAAGCAAACGTGGAAGGAGAAGGTAGATCCGGGCCGATGTTCGATGTGATCCCTTATCTAATCACCGGCTTCTTTAAATCATTCCCTAATTTTGCAGGAGAAAAAAACGAAATTATCTCCGAAGAAGAAGTTTGGGGAGGCCATTGATCATCCCATAGGATAAGGAATTTTTTTAGAAACCTCGTCTATCTTTTTCAAAATATCGTCAGACAAGATTAGGTCTGATGCCTTTAAACTTTCTTCTAATTGTTCTACAGTATTAGCTCCAATAATTGTAGAAGCAACATAATCATGTTGTTTGGACCATGCGACTGAAAGGGCGGTCACACTAATCCCCGCTTCCTTTGCAATTTCTATCAGTTCTTTTGTAGAAGCGAGAGTTCCTTCATTCAAAAAACGATGCGCCATTCTTCTTTGTCTTTCTGTGGGAAGTTTTGAATAACGTGTGAATCTTGCGTTTTCAGGTGGAGTAGGTCCATTATATTTTCCGGTCAATACTCCTCCTGCTAAAGGAGAGTAAGGAAGAAGGCTGATTTGTTCTCTTCTGCAAATATCAGAAAGAGCATCTTCGAATCTTCTATTCAAAATGCTGAAATTATTTTGGATAGATTCATATCTTGCAAGTTTGTTAGTGCGAGAAACTTCTAAACTTTTCATGGTTCCCCATGCGGTTTCGTTACTGCTTCCTATGTATCTGACTTTACCTTCGTCTATCAATTCGGTCAAAGCTTCTAAAGTTTCTTCGAATCCGAAATCATGATCAGGCCAATGAGTTTGGTATAAGTCTATATAATCTGTACCGAGTCTTTTCAAACTTCCTTCGATCGCCACTTTGATATTTCTGCGATCTAATGCTGTCTTACCTTCTCTTACTGGAGGAGTGAACCATCCATGCCCAGGCCCGCAAACTTTTGTTGCGATCAAAATAGATTCTCTCTTTTTAGTCTTTAGCCAATTCCCAAAAATTTTTTCAGTAGCATGAACATATTCTGCTTCTGGAGGAACTGGATAGATCTCAGCAGTATCATAAAAATCTATTCCTGAATCGAAGGCCTTGTTTAAAATTCGATGTGCTTCTTTCTCATCGCAACTGGAGCCGAAAGTCATGGTTCCCATACAAATTTCGGAAACCACCATCCCTGTTTTTCCAAGCCTTCTTTTTTTCATTCTTGCCTCTTTTATTTTCCTTCTGCCCAGGATTCTTTCCTTGGATCGGCTCCGCCATATAAAATTCCTGTTTTAGGATCTTTTAAAGAAATACAAGGAGCCCCAAAGTCATATTCCCATTTTTCTCTTTCTTTGACTTCGTAACCAAGTGTTTCGAGTGCTTTTCCTTCTTTTTTATAGATATCTTCTTCTAATTCTATTCTTCCCGGATAATATTTATGAGGGGAGAAGGCATCGGGCCAGTTCAATGATCTGAATCTAGGAGCGTTAACTGCATCTTGGGGATCCATTCCGAAAACGACTAAATTTAAGAATACTTGGACCACTGCTTGGGTTTGCATATCTCCTCCAGGTGTTCCGAAACTCATCCAGAATTTTCCGTCTTTAAATACCATTGAAGCGTTAGGCGTAATCGTAGGCCTTTTTCCAGGAACCAAAGCAGATGGATGATTCGGATCTAATCTGAATTGGGTCATTCTAATTCCTAAAGTAATATCGCCTTCTATGATTGGAGACTGAGGAAAATCACTTGGAGTGAGGGATAAAGAATTTCCTTTAGAGTCGATAATGCTTAAGTAAGTTGTATCCCTTCCTATTTTTCCTGATTCTGTTCTTTCCCAAAAACTTGGAGTAAGATCAAAGAAAGGTTCTTCATTCATTGATAGAGAATTTTCTTTTTGGTATGCGATCTTTTTAGCGTTTGCAGGAGATTCGAATAAGAATGGATTTCCCGATGGAGGAGTTTTCCCAAACGCTTTAGATTGTAGAAGTTTTCTTCTTTCGGAAGCGTATTCTTTACTGAGTAGTCCCTTCTCCGGAACGGAAACATAAGCAGGATCTCCAAAATATTTTTCGCGATCCGCCATCGCTAACTCAATCGCTTGGATTACTGTATGAACGTACTCCTTAGAGTTATGGCCCATTGATTTTAGATCGATACCTTCTAAAATTTGTAGAACGATCGGAACAACTGCACCTTGGTTCCAAGTTCGATTAGAGAAGATTGTATAAGGCCCATAATTTCCTTGTAATGGAACTTCCCAGTCAGCGCTGTATCTAACCAGATCCGATTTAACCATGGTGCCATCGTTTTTTTCATGAGCCTTTGCGATCTTGTCTGCTATTGGACCCTTATAAAAATAATCTCTTAAAGCTTCCAGTGATTCTATACGGTTTTTTCCGGAAGAAGAAGCGGCCTTCTCCGCTTCTGCCAGCTCTTTCAGTGTTGCGGATAACGCAGGTCTATTAAATCTTTCTCCTGCATGAAGTGGCTTCCACCATTTATCCCCCACATAAATTTTTGCATTATAAGGGAGCAGGAATTTAAGACCTAATCTTTTAAATACTCCTATATTTAAATTCCTCATTAGAATTCTGTGAACAGGAAAACCTTCTTCAGCGATTTGAATTGCCGGTTTACTCACTTCTTCAAAAGATTTTGTTCCGTATTTTTTGAGTAATGCGACGATCACATCAGGAGAAGCCGGAACCAATTGAGAAGAATATTTCAGCATCGGAATGGATTCATGTCCTCGAGATTTGAAATATTCTATTGTGGCTTTTGCGGGTGCAGTCCCAACTCCGATATAACTATGAACTTTTTTATCTGCTTGGTCATAATAAAGTAAAGGAGCCACTCCTGGAAAAGATGCCTCTTCTCCTTGGGTCACATTTAGAACTAAAAGAGCTGCTACTCCTGCATCGGCTGCATTTCCACCTTTCTCCAAAATTTCCAAAGCAGCTTTGGTGGCTAAAGGATGACCACTTGCTACCATCAGTTTAGAACCTTGAGCCGTTGGTCTTTCTGTATGATATGGATCTTGGAAACTTATGGTTTCTCCAGGCCCAGAAGTCACGTAATAGATTATTACAAGAACTAAGAC
Protein-coding sequences here:
- a CDS encoding TrkH family potassium uptake protein; translated protein: MNPFLGPALQEKLVSEWGRISLFFEENIKPILRIIFGASGVISLFILIFLYGFYYPPEWIHPLRLITMTIVWYLVIYECLSFLFTLTPYRAYLKFHKIETFVVLLVILQFFFEEKIESILSQQRTEEAVLLFLSVSQLTLAFGGFAHFLRRARLSLGKISPSLVMTGSFAILIFLGTAALCLPRAEARPIQLVDLFFTAVSAVCVTGLSTIDVSQDLTGTGQVILMVLVQLGGLGLMTLTVFFALVLEGQVSVTEKLIVKDLFSQESIGRAGSILKQVAYQTFAIEGIGSIFLYLTFPKELGFSQKELIFQSVFHSITGFCNAGFALFPKGLAEPYFRESYSFLSILMILIVFGGLGFPTVNQLLKKIRFDGESFRHRFSLGSKLILITTIFLLLFGWISYWVLERNFSLKDLNWYDQAFHSLFYSVTTRTAGFNTLDISSMGIPMVFVSLFLMWVGASPNSTGGGIKTSTLALAVLQFYQFFTGKERVDVFGRTVAENSLSRASVAIVLSMFIIFMGILFLICFEKPLPFLDICYEVVSAYGTTGLTRGITSKFETPGKLLLCFVMFVGRVGVLTVLLAFVPKPKPRRYWYPEEYVVVG
- a CDS encoding potassium channel family protein; this encodes MRKKRIAVIGLGDFGIELVKRLYEDGQEVTAIDQDKNKIDRIREFSTYCVAIDSTDESELKEHGLDEMDAVVLAIGDNFESLIVTADALKKIGAINIFARYQSDLNKRVLQMLGIENLFNPEERAAHSMAEQLANSSVKDVTLLGQDYRILEAMVPKHMQGKTVQGAKLREDWNLNLITVKRPKKSRRKSDRKDEEVLGIPSPNLVLSEGDILVLFGKAEDLEQMIGKR
- a CDS encoding aldo/keto reductase, producing MKKRRLGKTGMVVSEICMGTMTFGSSCDEKEAHRILNKAFDSGIDFYDTAEIYPVPPEAEYVHATEKIFGNWLKTKKRESILIATKVCGPGHGWFTPPVREGKTALDRRNIKVAIEGSLKRLGTDYIDLYQTHWPDHDFGFEETLEALTELIDEGKVRYIGSSNETAWGTMKSLEVSRTNKLARYESIQNNFSILNRRFEDALSDICRREQISLLPYSPLAGGVLTGKYNGPTPPENARFTRYSKLPTERQRRMAHRFLNEGTLASTKELIEIAKEAGISVTALSVAWSKQHDYVASTIIGANTVEQLEESLKASDLILSDDILKKIDEVSKKIPYPMG
- a CDS encoding gamma-glutamyltransferase family protein, translating into MKKILMYSLSGVLLAVLVLVIIYYVTSGPGETISFQDPYHTERPTAQGSKLMVASGHPLATKAALEILEKGGNAADAGVAALLVLNVTQGEEASFPGVAPLLYYDQADKKVHSYIGVGTAPAKATIEYFKSRGHESIPMLKYSSQLVPASPDVIVALLKKYGTKSFEEVSKPAIQIAEEGFPVHRILMRNLNIGVFKRLGLKFLLPYNAKIYVGDKWWKPLHAGERFNRPALSATLKELAEAEKAASSSGKNRIESLEALRDYFYKGPIADKIAKAHEKNDGTMVKSDLVRYSADWEVPLQGNYGPYTIFSNRTWNQGAVVPIVLQILEGIDLKSMGHNSKEYVHTVIQAIELAMADREKYFGDPAYVSVPEKGLLSKEYASERRKLLQSKAFGKTPPSGNPFLFESPANAKKIAYQKENSLSMNEEPFFDLTPSFWERTESGKIGRDTTYLSIIDSKGNSLSLTPSDFPQSPIIEGDITLGIRMTQFRLDPNHPSALVPGKRPTITPNASMVFKDGKFWMSFGTPGGDMQTQAVVQVFLNLVVFGMDPQDAVNAPRFRSLNWPDAFSPHKYYPGRIELEEDIYKKEGKALETLGYEVKEREKWEYDFGAPCISLKDPKTGILYGGADPRKESWAEGK